In Melitaea cinxia chromosome 4, ilMelCinx1.1, whole genome shotgun sequence, a single genomic region encodes these proteins:
- the LOC123670477 gene encoding uncharacterized protein LOC123670477, whose translation MTKYDKCKKRQILKFDKLNSKSNVINNKSNTTDNDSSRAVVNLSKCHLDVNTIKVLEKGLNFAVTPRKIPFEEIICNVEDCLSKNNIKKEDSEAIRQDISSALRRSSVPKLNLPREQLKALLNLRNRRELTVLRADKGNATVLSPLRGQTRAHTRDSYHFVNEIKHLHLSDNETMVSFDVQSLFTCLPVEDCISIVSRKLKENDMPIEYADLLKHCLTSGYMLWNNQFYKQVDGVAMGSPVSPVVADIFMEDFEETALRTSPITPRFYKRYVDDTFTILPSDKVSIFLQHLNSINSKIQFTMELEANKSLAFLDVLVIRNPNNTLSHTVYRKHTHTDRYLNGESHHHPTQLATVGKSLFQRARGICDERHLETELQHVKQVLRDNKLRVPRPHRSERVKPATVERVPAVLPFMKGVTDKIGFILKRASIKTFFKPPKTISQFLPSVKCHIPLQDAGVYKLDCDCGLSYIGQTKRSIKTRVKEHIADLKHRRYTKSAICEHSLDTASHYIRFDKPQILAKEHRFQPRMIREAIEIKKHPNFNREDGWQLPPAWDPIINIIKSKTKHNSPQIKDSIST comes from the exons ATGacaaaatatgataaatgcAAAAaacgacaaattttaaaattcgataAGTTAAACAGCAAATCAAATGTCATAAACAACAAATCGAACACCACAGACAATGACAGCTCACGCGCGGTTGTCAATCTGTCAAAATGTCATTTAGATGTAAACACAATAAAAGTTTTGGAAAAGGGATTAAATTTCGCTGTTACACCTCGCAAGATACCCTTCGAAGAAATTATTTGTAACGTTGAAGACTGTCTGTcgaaaaacaatataaagaaGGAAGATTCGGAGGCTATCAGACAAGATATATCGTCAGCATTACGACGAAGTTCTGTGCCGAAACTAAATCTTCCCCGCGAACAATTAAAAGCCTTATTAAATCTACGAAACAGACGTGAATTAACGGTTCTTCGTGCGGATAAGGGTAATGCAAC TGTACTTTCGCCACTGCGTGGACAAACCAGAGCACATACACGGGATTCGTACCACTTTGTTAATGAGATCAAACATCTACATCTCAGTGACAATGAAACTATGGTTAGTTTTGATGTGCAATCACTCTTTACATGCTTACCGGTTGAAGATTGCATTAGTATTGTGTCAAGAAAGCTGAAGGAAAATGACATGCCGATAGAATATGCTGACCTTCTCAAGCATTGCCTTACATCTGGCTACATGTTGTGGAATAATCAGTTCTACAAGCAAGTAGATGGCGTAGCGATGGGTTCACCAGTATCCCCCGTTGTTGCCGACATATTTATGGAGGACTTCGAGGAAACTGCTCTGCGTACCTCGCCCATAACACCCAGGTTCTACAAACGGTATGTAGATGATACTTTCACAATATTACCATCTGATAAAGTATCCATATTCTTACAACATCTTAACTCCATAAATTCCAAAATTCAATTCACAATGGAGTTGGAGGCAAATAAATCTTTAGCTTTCTTAGATGTATTAGTCATCCGTAATCCCAACAATACCTTAAGCCATACAGTGTATAGAAAGCATACCCATACGGATAGGTACTTAAACGGCGAATCACACCATCATCCTACACAGTTAGCTACCGTgggtaaatctttgtttcagagagcacgagggatctgcgatgagcgacacctggagaccgaacttcaacatgtcaagcaagtactgcgagacaacaagcttcgggtaccgcgtcctcatcgcagtgaacgtgtgaaaccagccaccgtcgaacgagtacctgctgtgctaccttttatgaaaggggtcactgacaagattggcttcatcttaaagcgagcttctataaaaacttttttcaagccgccaaaaacgataagtcaatttttaccatctgtcaagtgtcatatacccttacaagatgcaggagtatacaagcttgattgtgactgtggtctctcttatataggacaaacaaaacgatcgatcaaaactcgcgttaaggaacatatagctgacttaaaacatcgtcgctatactaagtctgcaatctgtgaacacagtctagacacagctagccattatattagattcgataaaccacagatcctcgcaaaagaacaccgattccaaccaaggatgatccgtgaggctattgaaattaaaaaacatccaaatttcaatagagaagatggctggcaattaccacctgcttgggaccccattattaatataattaaatcaaaaaccaagcataattcaccacagattaaagactcaattagcaca